The Synergistes jonesii region ATGAGCAGGAAGAACTTCTTCAGCGTCCGTGACTTTATCCGGTCCATCATAATATTTATTTCCATATGTTCGCCGCCGACGAGCGCTACCGCCGCGCCTAGGAAGGTCATCCACACCAGCAGAGTCTGGCAGACCTCCGAGCCCCACGCTATCGACCGGTGGAAGATGTAGCGCGAGACGACCTCCACGAGCACGACGGCGAAGACGACGATCACGCCGGATATGAGCAAAAGTTCAAGAGGGCGGTAAGCCCTCTTGAGCAGATCGTTATTTTTTTGAGGCATAGGGCTATTTCCCGTACTCGTGCACCATATCCATCAGCTCTTTGCCGAAGGTGTTCTCGTAGCTCTTCCAGACCGGCTGTACGGCCTTCTGGAAAGCGGCCTTGTCTACGTCGTTGACCTTCATGCCCTTCGCCTTGAGCTTTTCGAGAAATTCGTTCTCTTCCTTGATCGTCTCTTTGCGCTGCGCCGCGCACCACTTCAGCGCGAGCTTCTTTATCGTGTCCTTATCCTTGTCGGATATCTTGCGCCAGACGTCGCTGTTCACGCAGAGCACCGCCGAGCCCCAGATATGTCCGGACTTTGAGAGGTATTTCTGTACTTCGTTGAAGGCGTTGGAGTAGATTATCGCGTAGGGGTTCTCCTGCCCGTCCACGACTCCCTGCTGCAGCGCCGAGTACAGCTCGCCGAAATTTATCGCCATCGGA contains the following coding sequences:
- a CDS encoding TRAP transporter small permease; translated protein: MPQKNNDLLKRAYRPLELLLISGVIVVFAVVLVEVVSRYIFHRSIAWGSEVCQTLLVWMTFLGAAVALVGGEHMEINIMMDRIKSRTLKKFFLLIGDLATLLFLVCGAAGGVRLVQRTWGMTTTTLQIPAGILYLAFPIGCALMMIVILRNITRLFGREG